From Deltaproteobacteria bacterium, the proteins below share one genomic window:
- a CDS encoding ABC transporter substrate-binding protein produces the protein MREEVPALDTTKRLYETALDEYKRGEREKAARHFQEFIIQHPRTSLTDDAFYYIGETYLQTGEYSAAAAQFESLLRNFPSSPKYQEAQWSLANCYFKMGRYKEALKTARRLLPSVEDRPLWRGRLFIFFADCHAAMHDPMAALSWYARAWRELPPAERKGVRERTVTLLDQDLPPDRYREIDIIYRGTFISTYARYRLAQLHFRDGGVEEAADVLRGALEEASGEEFYPLLEDLWRKIQRGVKEEVVLGCILPLQGRAKPFGIKALQGIQLAIGAFQTQQWPFKVRLLIWDSQGDPSRAKEGVRALAKEGVIAIIGPLLSNTALAAVEEADTQGVPLITLSPLKGIAQKGRYIFQNSLTHASQVKALVKYAFEELGIVAYAILYPRNPYGLTFRKLFQQEVERYGGELVVAASYTNKQTDFGDVIKGMVEYQPTKDPKEKPRPIINFGAIFIPDDFKKINLLAPQLAYYDIMDVQLLGTNGWDSPELVRGSGKFVEGAVFVDGFFKDSPLPWVRYFVREFEGIFNFSPTLLDALGFDSTEVILKTISNKELWSREALREALLSLREYVGVSGLKGFNPDGEGTGRLFLLTVSHGRIRQILSAE, from the coding sequence GTGCGAGAGGAGGTCCCCGCCCTAGATACCACCAAAAGACTGTATGAAACTGCCCTGGATGAATACAAAAGAGGGGAGCGGGAAAAGGCGGCCAGGCACTTTCAGGAATTCATCATCCAACACCCCCGCACCTCCCTTACCGATGATGCCTTTTATTACATAGGGGAGACTTACCTCCAAACGGGAGAATACAGCGCCGCTGCCGCCCAGTTTGAAAGCCTCTTACGTAACTTCCCCTCCAGTCCTAAATATCAAGAGGCCCAATGGTCATTGGCCAACTGCTATTTCAAAATGGGCAGGTACAAAGAGGCCCTCAAGACCGCCCGTCGTCTCCTTCCATCTGTAGAAGATCGACCCCTTTGGAGGGGTCGACTCTTCATCTTCTTCGCAGATTGCCATGCTGCCATGCATGACCCTATGGCCGCCCTTTCATGGTACGCTCGCGCCTGGAGAGAACTACCACCTGCAGAGAGAAAGGGGGTAAGGGAACGGACAGTCACCCTCCTGGATCAAGATCTCCCTCCTGATAGATACAGGGAGATCGACATCATCTATCGTGGCACCTTTATATCTACCTATGCCAGATATAGGCTGGCCCAATTACATTTCCGTGATGGAGGGGTGGAAGAGGCCGCAGACGTGCTACGGGGGGCCTTAGAGGAGGCCTCTGGGGAGGAGTTTTATCCCTTATTGGAGGATCTTTGGAGGAAGATTCAAAGGGGCGTCAAGGAAGAGGTCGTCCTTGGCTGTATACTCCCCTTGCAAGGGAGAGCCAAGCCCTTCGGTATTAAGGCACTACAAGGGATACAATTAGCCATAGGGGCCTTTCAGACTCAGCAGTGGCCCTTTAAGGTAAGGTTGCTCATCTGGGACTCCCAAGGTGATCCGTCCCGGGCCAAAGAAGGGGTGAGGGCCTTGGCAAAGGAGGGGGTAATAGCTATTATCGGCCCCCTGCTCAGCAACACGGCCCTGGCCGCAGTTGAGGAGGCAGATACTCAAGGGGTACCCTTGATAACCTTGAGTCCCCTAAAGGGGATTGCGCAAAAGGGGAGGTATATTTTTCAGAATTCCCTCACCCATGCATCTCAGGTTAAGGCCTTAGTCAAATATGCCTTTGAGGAGCTTGGTATAGTTGCCTATGCTATCCTTTATCCAAGGAACCCCTATGGCCTTACCTTCAGGAAGCTCTTTCAGCAAGAGGTGGAAAGGTATGGGGGGGAGTTGGTCGTGGCAGCCTCCTATACCAATAAGCAAACGGATTTTGGCGATGTGATAAAGGGGATGGTAGAGTACCAACCAACGAAAGATCCGAAGGAAAAGCCAAGGCCCATTATCAACTTCGGGGCCATTTTTATACCGGATGATTTCAAAAAGATAAACCTTCTTGCACCTCAACTGGCCTACTATGATATAATGGATGTCCAACTATTGGGGACCAATGGATGGGATTCGCCCGAACTCGTACGCGGCAGTGGGAAATTTGTCGAAGGAGCCGTCTTTGTGGACGGCTTCTTTAAGGATAGTCCTCTTCCCTGGGTAAGGTATTTTGTGAGGGAGTTTGAGGGGATTTTTAACTTCTCTCCCACCCTGCTGGACGCCTTAGGTTTTGATTCCACCGAGGTTATTCTGAAGACCATCAGCAACAAGGAACTCTGGAGCCGCGAGGCCCTCCGCGAGGCCCTTTTGTCTTTAAGAGAATATGTCGGCGTATCTGGGCTCAAGGGCTTTAATCCAGATGGTGAAGGTACAGGAAGGCTCTTTCTCCTGACGGTGTCCCATGGGAGGATCCGTCAGATCTTATCAGCGGAATGA
- a CDS encoding M48 family metalloprotease, with protein MTNEGDVFAMKKTCSFIIIFLFMIGCAVNPVTQKREIMLFSDQDEIKMGKDGHEAVLIQFGRYEDPSLQRYIDQVGQKIARVSHRNNMPHHYMVVDSAVINAFALPGGYIYINRGLLAYLNNEAQLAGILGHESGHVAARHGVKRYQKAIGAQFIILGVAVATESRGLILGTNLLLTTILQGYSRKDEYQADQLGTLYMYNAGYNPMEIAEFFKILERMEKNTPNLIEQLFASHPPTPNRIEKTKAYAQELTKGKTADLIVDHNRYISHLGGLVFGPGERDGAIEGVVYKNRYFRFRVKMPIGWRVQRGDTAGSVLAQDPSKRYLSQAIPIELKEELTPSQLAAMVEKDSGLQRLDVTRITIDGKRAYLVDYRAQSEGGDWLGLRIAYLTRGKMGFVMANISRLHEFARVRRTFNKVIFSFRSLSPQEAAKIPLHRLKVYMVRRGDTFASISRKFYRTAKYAEDIKRFNGMDELKGPPVGMLIKIKPLLPKTL; from the coding sequence TTGACAAATGAAGGGGATGTCTTTGCCATGAAAAAGACTTGCAGTTTTATAATTATCTTCCTCTTTATGATCGGCTGTGCCGTCAACCCAGTTACCCAAAAGAGGGAGATTATGCTCTTCAGCGATCAAGATGAGATCAAAATGGGGAAGGATGGCCACGAAGCCGTTCTGATACAGTTTGGTAGATATGAAGACCCATCTCTACAGAGATATATCGATCAGGTGGGACAAAAAATAGCAAGAGTCTCTCACAGGAACAATATGCCACATCATTATATGGTGGTGGATTCCGCCGTTATCAACGCCTTCGCCTTGCCTGGGGGATACATCTACATAAACAGGGGATTGCTGGCCTATCTCAATAACGAGGCCCAACTTGCCGGAATCTTGGGTCATGAGTCCGGTCATGTGGCCGCAAGACATGGGGTCAAGAGATACCAGAAGGCCATTGGGGCCCAGTTCATCATCCTGGGGGTGGCAGTGGCCACAGAATCAAGAGGTCTGATATTGGGAACCAATCTCCTCCTTACCACCATCCTTCAGGGCTACAGCAGAAAGGATGAATATCAAGCGGATCAACTGGGGACATTATATATGTACAATGCAGGGTACAACCCCATGGAGATAGCGGAGTTCTTCAAAATCTTAGAGAGGATGGAAAAGAACACCCCTAACCTTATAGAGCAGCTGTTCGCCTCCCACCCTCCCACCCCCAATCGGATAGAGAAGACCAAGGCCTATGCCCAGGAGCTGACAAAGGGAAAGACTGCAGACCTGATAGTGGACCATAACCGCTACATCTCTCATCTTGGGGGACTCGTCTTTGGCCCTGGGGAAAGGGATGGCGCAATAGAGGGGGTTGTTTATAAGAACAGATATTTTCGATTTCGGGTAAAGATGCCGATAGGGTGGAGGGTCCAAAGGGGGGATACAGCGGGCTCAGTATTGGCACAGGATCCTTCCAAAAGATACCTCTCTCAGGCCATACCCATAGAGTTGAAAGAGGAACTCACCCCCTCCCAATTGGCCGCCATGGTGGAAAAGGATTCAGGCCTGCAACGCTTGGACGTGACACGGATCACCATCGATGGGAAAAGGGCCTATCTTGTCGATTACAGGGCCCAATCAGAAGGGGGGGACTGGCTGGGACTGCGTATCGCCTATCTGACCAGGGGGAAAATGGGATTTGTTATGGCCAATATATCCCGTTTGCATGAATTTGCCAGGGTACGGAGGACGTTTAATAAAGTGATCTTCAGCTTTCGTTCCCTTTCCCCTCAGGAGGCGGCGAAGATACCCCTGCACAGGTTGAAGGTGTATATGGTAAGGAGGGGGGATACCTTCGCCTCTATCTCTAGGAAATTCTACCGGACAGCCAAGTATGCTGAGGATATAAAGCGATTTAATGGGATGGACGAGTTGAAAGGCCCACCAGTGGGAATGCTGATCAAGATAAAGCCCCTCCTTCCTAAAACCTTATAG
- the nfi gene encoding deoxyribonuclease V encodes MKDFPSPHPWDVTLKEAVEIQNKLRELLHLKWDDPPIRRVGGIDVSYARRSKEGYAAVVVMNWPNLEEIDMVWTRKNISFPYIPGLLTFREAPLLLQAWKKLKYYPDLIYVDGQGIAHPRSMGLAAHLGVLLNIPSIGCAKTPLVGGYPVVGGKKGDYAPLLYQEKKIGVALRTRVGVKPLYVSPGHRIDLRTSIHWVLQACRAYRLPEPLRQAHIRANQVRLTMDR; translated from the coding sequence ATGAAGGACTTTCCCTCCCCCCACCCCTGGGATGTTACCCTTAAAGAGGCCGTTGAAATCCAAAACAAGCTCCGGGAATTATTGCACTTAAAATGGGATGATCCCCCTATCAGGCGGGTGGGGGGGATAGATGTCTCCTATGCCAGAAGAAGTAAGGAGGGGTATGCAGCGGTGGTGGTCATGAATTGGCCAAATTTAGAAGAGATAGATATGGTCTGGACGAGGAAGAATATCTCCTTTCCCTATATCCCGGGGCTTTTGACCTTCAGGGAGGCCCCTTTGTTATTACAGGCCTGGAAGAAATTGAAGTATTATCCTGACCTCATCTATGTAGATGGACAAGGGATAGCCCATCCCCGATCCATGGGCCTGGCTGCCCACTTGGGGGTACTCCTCAACATCCCCTCTATTGGTTGTGCCAAGACCCCCCTGGTGGGAGGATATCCAGTTGTGGGGGGCAAAAAGGGGGATTACGCCCCCCTTTTATATCAGGAAAAGAAAATAGGGGTGGCCTTAAGGACGCGGGTGGGGGTAAAGCCCCTCTATGTCTCCCCAGGTCATCGGATAGACCTAAGGACCTCTATCCATTGGGTGTTGCAGGCTTGCCGGGCTTATCGACTCCCCGAACCCCTGAGACAAGCCCATATCAGAGCAAACCAAGTCAGATTGACCATGGATCGTTAG
- the hpt gene encoding hypoxanthine phosphoribosyltransferase — translation MGEELKILFSQKEIAQTVARLAREISADYANKRVVLIGVLKGAFVFLADLVRQLTIPVEIDFMRIASYGSQKESSGEIKVTKEVEVPLEGKDVLIIEDIVDTGLSLKFLVDHIYAQGPSSLKICALIDKKSRREVEIQVDYIGFEMEEGFIVGYGIDFDERYRYLPEIFVVN, via the coding sequence ATGGGAGAAGAGCTAAAAATCCTCTTTTCTCAAAAAGAGATAGCGCAGACAGTGGCCCGGTTGGCCAGGGAGATATCTGCGGATTATGCGAATAAAAGAGTGGTGCTCATCGGGGTGTTAAAAGGGGCCTTCGTCTTTTTGGCCGATCTGGTCAGACAGTTGACCATACCTGTGGAGATCGACTTCATGAGGATAGCCAGCTACGGTTCGCAAAAGGAGTCCTCGGGTGAGATCAAAGTGACGAAAGAGGTGGAGGTCCCTCTGGAGGGAAAGGATGTCCTCATCATCGAGGACATCGTTGATACAGGGTTGAGCCTCAAATTCCTTGTGGATCATATCTATGCGCAAGGTCCATCCTCGCTGAAGATTTGTGCCTTAATAGACAAGAAGTCCAGGCGGGAGGTAGAGATTCAGGTGGACTATATCGGGTTTGAGATGGAAGAGGGATTCATCGTGGGCTATGGCATAGACTTTGATGAAAGGTATAGGTATTTGCCCGAGATATTTGTCGTAAATTAA
- a CDS encoding DUF72 domain-containing protein — protein MGRLFIGTSGYSYKHWPGVFYPPDLPQSRWLEFYCQHFDTVELNVTFYRLPARKTFEGWYKKTPADFVFAAKGSRFITHIKRMRECRQPVRVYKENASGLGEKLAIVLWQLPPNLKYNKGRLVEFCDLLKDEYPETRHAFEFRHESWLQEDCYDILTSHGFALCIPLSPAYPRGEHMTAPFTYLRFHSGEVLGNSCYTDEELRQWASKIRGWLEERGLYIYFNNDAFGFAIDNAKKLRDYINF, from the coding sequence ATGGGCAGGTTGTTTATAGGGACCAGCGGATATAGTTACAAACATTGGCCTGGCGTCTTCTATCCTCCAGACCTCCCTCAGTCTCGTTGGCTGGAGTTTTACTGCCAGCACTTCGACACAGTGGAGTTAAACGTCACCTTCTATCGCCTCCCCGCCAGGAAGACCTTTGAAGGGTGGTACAAGAAGACCCCTGCTGATTTTGTCTTTGCTGCCAAGGGGAGCAGGTTTATCACCCATATCAAGAGGATGAGGGAGTGCCGCCAGCCTGTAAGGGTGTACAAAGAAAACGCCTCGGGCCTCGGAGAGAAGTTGGCCATTGTCCTCTGGCAGCTTCCCCCTAATCTCAAGTACAATAAAGGCAGGCTTGTGGAATTCTGCGACCTGTTAAAAGACGAATACCCCGAAACAAGACATGCCTTTGAGTTCAGGCACGAGAGCTGGTTACAGGAGGATTGTTACGACATCCTTACCTCTCATGGTTTTGCTCTTTGCATCCCCCTCTCCCCTGCCTATCCAAGAGGGGAGCATATGACAGCCCCCTTTACGTACCTCCGATTCCACAGCGGCGAGGTCCTGGGAAACTCCTGTTATACCGACGAGGAGCTAAGGCAATGGGCATCCAAAATCAGGGGATGGCTGGAGGAAAGGGGTCTCTATATCTATTTCAACAACGATGCCTTTGGATTTGCCATAGATAACGCTAAAAAGCTAAGGGATTACATTAACTTTTAG
- a CDS encoding MBL fold metallo-hydrolase, with protein MEVKWYGHSSFLITTEQGIKIITDPYEPGAYGGGISYGPISDEADIVTVSHDHADHNYVKGLPGKPQVIKGGGRHAAKGITFEGFPTYHDASKGSERGENTIFTFVADGIKVCHLGDLGHILSDKEVKEIGQVDVLFIPVGGFYTIDPEEATKVADQLRPKLIIPMHFKTEKCNFPIEPIDTFLQGKKEVRRIYSSALSFNRKELKDGLGLVVLIPAL; from the coding sequence ATGGAAGTAAAATGGTATGGACATTCCTCTTTTTTAATCACCACGGAGCAAGGGATAAAGATCATTACGGACCCTTATGAACCTGGTGCCTATGGAGGGGGCATCTCCTACGGACCTATCTCCGATGAGGCGGATATCGTCACGGTAAGCCATGATCATGCCGATCACAATTATGTGAAAGGTCTTCCTGGAAAGCCACAGGTGATCAAGGGGGGGGGTAGGCATGCGGCCAAGGGGATCACCTTCGAGGGATTTCCCACCTACCATGACGCCTCCAAGGGGTCCGAGAGGGGGGAGAATACCATCTTTACCTTTGTCGCGGACGGTATTAAGGTCTGCCATTTGGGAGACCTAGGGCATATCCTCAGCGATAAGGAGGTAAAGGAGATAGGGCAAGTGGATGTCCTCTTTATCCCCGTGGGGGGTTTCTATACCATCGACCCGGAGGAGGCGACCAAGGTAGCCGATCAGTTGAGGCCCAAGCTGATCATCCCCATGCACTTTAAGACGGAAAAGTGCAACTTCCCCATCGAGCCGATTGATACATTCCTCCAGGGAAAGAAGGAGGTAAGGAGGATATATAGTAGTGCCCTCTCCTTCAACAGGAAGGAGTTGAAAGATGGATTGGGCCTCGTGGTCTTAATCCCAGCCTTGTGA
- a CDS encoding N-acetyl-gamma-glutamyl-phosphate reductase, which translates to MKVGIVGASGYTGLELVRILAGHPKVEISSLTSERFAGLAIDEVFPSLKGFIDLRLSELSVQGIAQEADFLFTALPHGTSMGVVEEFIKKGKRVVDLSADFRLRDQGLYERWYGKHSCPYLLQEAVYGLPEIYREEIKGGRLVANPGCYPTGAILALAPLLEKGAISTSGIVVDAKSGVSGAGRKPSLTNLFCEVGEGLKAYSVTKHRHTPEMEQEISLRAGGAVNILFVPHLIPINRGILSTIYARVKEGLSTEKVCDLYSRRYQNEPFIRLCPPATFPSTVGVRGSNYCDLGVMVDEDSGQLIVISAIDNLVKGASGQAVQNMNIMCGFPETMGLEQIPIFP; encoded by the coding sequence GTGAAGGTAGGGATAGTAGGGGCTAGTGGCTATACAGGCCTGGAACTGGTGAGGATCTTGGCTGGACATCCAAAGGTCGAGATTTCCTCTTTGACCTCCGAAAGGTTCGCAGGTTTAGCCATAGATGAAGTATTCCCTTCCTTAAAGGGGTTTATTGATCTTCGACTTAGTGAGCTATCGGTCCAGGGGATAGCCCAAGAGGCGGACTTTCTCTTTACAGCCTTGCCCCATGGGACATCTATGGGGGTGGTGGAGGAATTTATCAAAAAGGGAAAGAGGGTTGTAGACCTAAGTGCCGATTTCAGGTTGAGGGATCAAGGTCTTTATGAAAGATGGTATGGGAAACACTCCTGTCCATATCTATTGCAGGAGGCAGTGTATGGACTGCCAGAGATCTACCGGGAGGAGATAAAAGGTGGGAGGCTGGTGGCCAATCCCGGGTGTTATCCAACAGGGGCAATCCTCGCCTTGGCCCCCCTCCTGGAGAAAGGGGCGATATCCACCTCAGGCATTGTGGTAGATGCCAAGTCAGGGGTGAGTGGGGCGGGGAGAAAACCCTCTTTGACAAATCTCTTTTGTGAGGTGGGGGAGGGATTGAAGGCCTACAGCGTGACCAAACATCGCCATACCCCAGAAATGGAGCAGGAGATCAGCCTCCGTGCAGGCGGAGCGGTCAATATCCTTTTTGTCCCCCATCTTATCCCCATAAATAGGGGGATACTTTCCACTATTTACGCCCGAGTGAAGGAAGGGCTTTCGACTGAGAAGGTCTGCGATTTGTATAGTAGGCGATATCAAAACGAACCCTTTATACGCCTATGTCCCCCAGCTACCTTTCCCTCCACCGTAGGTGTCAGGGGGTCCAATTATTGTGACCTGGGGGTGATGGTAGATGAGGACTCGGGTCAACTTATCGTTATCTCTGCAATAGACAACTTGGTAAAGGGTGCCTCTGGGCAGGCCGTACAAAACATGAACATTATGTGTGGATTCCCCGAGACCATGGGTTTGGAGCAGATCCCCATTTTCCCTTAA
- the rpsI gene encoding 30S ribosomal protein S9: MDEERFYATGKRKTAVARVWLRPGEGKIEVNKKALDDYFPRETLRIIVLQPFELTNTLGQFDVYANVRGGGVSGQAGAVRHGISKALLSYNEDLRDILKGAGFITRDPRVKERKKYGQRGARARFQYSKR; this comes from the coding sequence ATGGATGAGGAGAGGTTTTACGCTACGGGAAAGAGGAAGACAGCAGTGGCCCGGGTTTGGTTGAGGCCTGGGGAGGGAAAGATTGAGGTAAATAAGAAGGCGTTGGATGATTATTTCCCCAGAGAGACCTTAAGAATAATCGTCTTGCAGCCTTTTGAATTGACCAATACCTTGGGGCAGTTCGATGTCTATGCCAATGTAAGGGGAGGGGGTGTCTCTGGACAGGCAGGGGCTGTCAGGCATGGTATCTCCAAGGCCCTGTTGTCATATAATGAGGATCTTAGGGATATATTGAAAGGGGCCGGTTTTATCACCCGCGATCCGCGGGTAAAAGAGAGGAAGAAATATGGGCAGAGGGGAGCCAGGGCCAGGTTCCAGTACTCCAAGAGATAG
- the rplM gene encoding 50S ribosomal protein L13, which translates to MKTFHVRKGDVGKSWYLIDAEGKVLGRLAAEVAKILRGKHKPIFSPHVDTGDFIIVVNAEKIKLTGNKLKGKIYYRHSGYPGGIKAITAEKLLAKKPEELIRKAVKGMLPKNRLGRKIFKKLKVYPGPDHPHEAQQPEPLEV; encoded by the coding sequence ATGAAGACCTTTCATGTGAGGAAAGGGGATGTCGGGAAAAGCTGGTATCTGATCGATGCTGAAGGCAAGGTCTTAGGGAGATTGGCCGCTGAAGTAGCGAAGATCTTACGTGGGAAACACAAACCGATATTCAGCCCCCATGTGGACACAGGGGATTTTATCATAGTGGTGAATGCTGAAAAGATTAAGCTTACAGGCAATAAACTGAAAGGGAAGATTTATTACCGCCACTCTGGCTATCCAGGGGGCATTAAGGCCATCACCGCCGAGAAGCTGCTGGCCAAAAAACCGGAGGAATTGATAAGAAAGGCGGTGAAGGGGATGTTGCCGAAGAATAGATTGGGGAGGAAGATCTTCAAAAAACTAAAGGTCTATCCTGGTCCTGATCATCCCCACGAGGCCCAGCAACCAGAACCCCTTGAGGTCTAA